The stretch of DNA GTTAGAATTTTGTGTTTTGGTGGTAAACTTGAAGGAGCACCAGCATCAATATATCCACCAGCTTTCAAACCATCTTGAACAGAATTGTCAAAGGGTATAGTTTTCAGAAGCTTAGGCACAAAATTAGAAGGAACATCATCACCTAACAATATTTTCTCCCTTCCAATAGTAACAGCAGTGCAACTAACAAGTTTAGGAAGAGGAAACTCAGGTTGAATCTAAGAATGAGGTCTACATTCTGATGAACTTGTTGGGTCTTGTTTCTCACCGCCTAATTCAATTTTAACCCTTTACaaacttttaattaataaagccAAGATTACTCTTTACTTAATTGGGATGTCAATGTAATGATGTATTACTCCTTAAAATAACCCAATCAAAACATGCTAATAAATTACGGCATAATTATTTCCTGCATATTAATcaccatcatatatatatatatatatatatatatatatatatatatatatatatatatatatatatatatagcttctTTTTCCAGATAAAACTCGGGCAGAAATGACATTATCACTGGACTTGCCAGGAAATAATTGAATTCTACAGTTCAAGCTGATGCTAATCCTTATCAACTACATAACTTTGACAATAAtctaaaatatatgaaaaagaaACAATGGTCGAGTCGAGTGCCTTGTGTGTGCTTGTGCCCTCTAAAAGATACATAGACAGTAAGCACACAAATGTGCATTACACATAAATTGCTACATACTGCTTTGACATATATTACTCAAACCAATTGGTGAGTAAAAACATTTATCCCTATATATACAACAAATTTTCTGAACTGTGCCATAAAGTGCACAATCCAGACGGGGTGATCAACAACATGTTAATAGTCGGTCAACCATGCCGGAATCATAGGGTGAGCTGTGAGAACATCGCCTCGTCTCCTCAACAAAGAACTCATCCCCTTCACCCGATTTTGGAAATAGCAACGCCTCTCAGCTTCCCTCCTTCAACACAACAAGGGCTAGAACAAAATGGCATTTTTCATGCATACAAAAATGCACCTGCTGAGGGGTTTGCGCATTCCAATCCAAAACCAATAAAAGAATATTGTTAATCAACTATCGTCATCCACAGGACCAACATATGTGAGGTCTGTCCTTCTCACCCTTACAGCCCCTTTAAGCCAGCTCGCAGCTCGGAGATTAGCATCACCACCTCCTATGCTAGCAGTATTACTTGCAGAAGGGCAGGATCCAGCACCATCTTCTAAAAGCGTCCAGGGATCAATTTCCAATTCACTACTATCCTGTTGTTTTGACTTCCCTGATGCGTTAGCTGCAACCCTTGATAGGACCGGGTTCCTATGAGAGGTAGCTAAATTACTTAAGTTAATATTGCTGGCTTGAAGAGAAACAAGAGCAGATGTTGGTACAGGTGGAGGCTGGCAGGAGAAAGAGCACCATGTAGATGGTAAAAGTACCGGCATTGCAGCTTGGATACGCCACCGGATAGTATCAGGCAGTTGCATACGGTCTAAATCATTCTGCGCCAATAAATAGACCATTAGATAAGCACGGCTATGAAGAATTAGCAAATGTATTTAGTTTTAACAGTGCCCTATGAACACATACAGTTATTTCTTGTATGAGATATACcgataaaaaaatcaaaaaacaaaaagttggCCATTCCATGATTTAAGGGGtgaaagtgaagaaaaaaatattactcaTTGGAGGCACAATATTTCTTAAACTTGGCGAATTCCAATGATATCCCAAACATGTCAGCAAAAATactaaattgaattaaaaaaaatactacgcAGTGCACCACCAAGGTAGAcattttagaaaatattcttCCTATGTTGGATCTTTCACTTGCTCTAACAAGTTTCTTGAGGTAACTTATATTATGTTGGAACTAAAAGTTAAATTAGTCTAAAATGTCTTCTTATCAAACAAGGGACTAGTGACTTGGACCAAAAGCTAAGTACATGCACAGGGTGAAAGATCAAACCTGCATACTCTCCAATAATTCTCGGTCAAATCCAGAAACTTCCTTTGTAGGTTCATTGATAGACTTTGAACCAGGTTTCGGCCTAAGCCAACTTGGAGGATAATTACTCAATAACGCATGTAAAACCAACAGCAAACGATCAAATAGACCCACAGCAGAAAAGTCTACAAATGCAGAAGAAGAAGCTTCAGAAGGTGACTCTAAATCCTTCTTAGAATGCATGGAATTTGCCACAATATATGCATCCTCATGCACAACCCGACTGCCTAGGAGACGAAGAATTACAGGGGCCAGAAAATGTCTCATGTTCCGTACAGATGGCTCTCTGCAAAATTGAACATACAGAACTGATAAACTGCCACCATATTCTAGTATGCAAGAATTCAATCACATTCATAAAACTAAAGAAAATTGCTTTCATAGCAGAAATAACAAAAGTTTCATTTCTAAACTAATTGATTTAACTGATATCCGACACCGAAACTTTAATGCTCAAATCTATTTGGACAATTGATACAAGAAATCATCTTTTACCAGCCGATGATTATACATCATATAATAGAGGaccttatttttaaaaagtttaaaaatatcacattgtaattatttatttttttcctcaattttaagaaatttgaaGAGGAAGTGCAATAATTAAAGGCAGAGAAAAACCAAGGAAAAACATAAGTTAAACCATGAAGAATGATTTAGATCTAATCGgactaattttatttattttttaaaaaaagcaaataaaCAGTCTATCTTTGAACCTAATACATGGTGAGAAGTTATGAAGTCCTTTGAAAGAATAGGAAGAAGATATTTACACACACCAATATATAATCTTCTTTACATACCTTTCGGTGCAAAGAATAGGAAGAAATCTGAGGAGTAACTGCAAACGAAGTGACATTGAAACACGTAGGGCTGCAGGAGACGGCGGAGAAGAATCTATTGCAACTGCTGGTCGCCTAGCTAATCCAGAGTTGCCGCCACCTCTTATACTTTTCCTGGTATTTACTTTATTTGTCTGGCCTTCAACTCCAGGAGAAGTACTTCCCACTGGCTTACTTCCACCTGTAACGGCAGCTATCTGTAGCTCAATATTACCTAACTGTTTCATCATATCATTCGCAAAGGAATTGCGAGATTCAGCAGAGCTTTGGTCTATGCAAGGAAGAAGCAAATCAATAAGAGCTCTGTCAGTCACATGTTGCTGGTTTATTCTTGAGCTATCAGAGTCAAACACTTGAGAGAGCCCTTTTAGGCTCCTTTTCAGATCTATCCCCTCATCAACAACTTCTCCTTCTTCAAGTGATGTGGCATCAAACTTCTTCTTTTCCCCTTTGATAGTCACTGGATCAATACAAGGACTACACCAACCCCATGGCTCCGAATACTGCATCTTAGCAGAAAGTCCTTTACTCTCAGCAATGTTATGTAGTCTTTGTCTAATGGTCTTCCGACCAAAGAGGACATCTTGTCCTCCAAGGAACCATTTAGCTTGCAACAACATCGAATCCTGTAGTGACCTACCAAAGAGATGAACCAACTCTGAAAAAAGAGGTGCAGCATCAGGTCTACCCAGTAACCTAGTAAGAAGTATTTGAATGAAATTGTTCTCATTCTCAGAAGCAGCAGCAGCCTTCTCCGGACTAGGTGAGGACAATTGTATGGCATCAGATAAAGATGCGTCATGTGCCTCCAGTTTTTCGATGAGGGCTTGTTCATTTAAAATCAGCCTGAGGGCAACCCACTGCCAGTGAAATTTGGCAGGCTGCAAGGTATCCAAAATATGCACAAGTTTATCCTGAAGCTTAGAATCACCATTTGCAAACTTGATTTTAGATTCACCGGGTCCGGATACACGTCCCACGTCATCCTTGTTCAAAATAGATGGTGGCATCTTACAATCAATCATGGCATTCAGAAAAAGCCTAGAACGAAGAGGAACAAAAGCCATGGATTTTAAATGCATATCAGAGCTATTCAACTCTAGCAGGGCCGCAAATTCGGCATCACTTCCATCTGCAGCCATAAGATCATAAAGCCCCTGACAGTCTCGAAAACATACATCACGAAAAGGCAAATGTTTTATAGCATCAGCTATGGCCATTGTTAAAGACTGATAAAGTTGATTCATGTCTTCACGAACTGCGACATTAGCATTCAGAATGAACGGCCGCCATCTAACAAATGCAAATATTGAATAGGCAGGTGGAAAAATCAGACTTAGAGGAAGCATATGTTGCATCCTTGAAAGAGCTGAAATAGATAGTTCACCCAATAGGTTCACCACTAATCCATCACAGAGGGTTCTGCAGTTTCCAACAAGCAATCTAAACCAGTGGACATGAACTTCAATTGAATTATCTGCCTTAAAAGCCCCAACTGAACGGGCATTTCCATTTGAATTGGATCTTGTGGTTCTTATACAATGTATCACATCTAGCCCCTCCTTTAACCTGAGAATGGTAACCATTCTTTCCAGGCTGGTAACACCATATATAACTGCACCAACAACAAGCGCAGAAACAGCAGCAGCAATTTTTGTTGCTTTTGTAACCACAGTTTTAACAGAGTTGTTTCCCACATCATTTGAATTAGCAGCGGCACTAGTATCATGGACTTCAGAAGAAGACATTTGAAACTGAGCTCGAGATGCTTTACTTGGAGCAAAAACACCAGCAAAAACATTAGAAGCTTCAGTTGCAAGAGCAATATCAAAGACACGGCTTTGGCGTTCCCCCAGGGCTTCCTTAAGCAGGCGCAGACAGGTTATATGCATTCGCAGAATACATCTGGCATAGTTCAATGACACTATACTTGACTGATTATTGCCAGATGAAAAATCAGGCATTTTGGCTAAAGTTGGACCCACACTGCCAACAATTGCAGAAACCGCAGACAACACCAAAGAGGGATCCCCTTCTTGAGCAGCACCACCAGTCTGTCTTATGCTGTCGATCAAACTCATAACTATTTGTTGAGCAATTTGATATCCATTATCCCATTTTTCTAAAGCATGACCTTTTGGTGTACCAGCAGCATAGAGTTTCCTATCTTTTCCAAAAAGATATTGGAAAGCCTCTTCAACATTACGCTGCACTATGTCTCTCATGCCTGCGCCTACTCTGGATGGTAACCGGCTACCACTTATCTTCTGACGGAAAAATTCATCGGGGTCCTCAACTCCTGCAGGAACTCCAAAGGGTAACCCTGACTCTCCATCCACTGACCTGACAGACTCAAGTTCGGCAGAGAGTCTTGCATCACATGTAGACTTAAAAGTTTGCTCCCACTCAATGACACTAGCAACATTACTGTACTTTTTCAATAAATACCGAGTAAAAGCTGTGGCTCCTAAATTTGACACCCTTCCATTAGATGCAATGATAGTGGCCGCACGGTGCATTGCAAGTGACAAAGCTTCAGGAATAAGGTCTGCTGCAACAAGAATGTTCTCATACCTGCACCAAATGGAATGCATAAGACAggatttaataaaatttctcaTAACCCAAAAATCTTTAACAAAAATGTCCAACAGAAACATAAAGAATAACAACTAATAAATCATTGTTAGAATGACCAAAATGAGATTTAGAAAGGAGGTAGCAGGATAGCCATATAAAGTCATGGAAAACTGACTACACTCGCATTAAAATATGCAACTGGCTTTATAACAATAAGAACTATTATGTGTCAATTTGTAATTATAGGATTTTGTTTAggcttttttttagtagataaGAGCAATGCAGATTTTTAATTGTTACCAGCCTGATTTAAGATGATAACCAAAAACATTATCATAAGCACTCAGCTTACCAGGtacttcataaaaaataaaaaatgaacattTATATCACATTTAAAACGTGCtaagcttttaaaaaaaagcaGCAGACGCAGCATGAATTAGAAGGGAAGTTGGAAAAGGGGAAGAGCGTACCTTTTCAGTGATGATAGCAGAAAAGCCTCCCCCACGTCACAAACTTGGTTTTCCACATTTCTTGGTAGCATCAAAACATTCCTCCCACTATGAATAGTAGAGCTGGGGCTGCTGAGAACCCTCGGCATCAACCAGAGGAGAAACTTGACAGCTGATACCAAATCATCAGAGATGTCTATCAAATAAAGTATTGCAGAAAGTTCATCTTCGCCAAGTTTCCACCGTATTGAGTTTCCATCATCCTCCATAGAATAAGCCCCGCCAAATTGTCCAGCTTTGCCAATATTTTTTTCAGTCTCTTCAATCGCCTGCTTAACAACAGTCAGCAGCCAAACTGCTACAACTCTTTTCTCAACAAAACGTAGCCTCTTCAGTGCTTTTCCAATGAAAACAATATCCCTAGAGCTACTTGTTCGTATGCTATCCACAGACCTTAGAGCATCTCCGTCTATAGGAGTTCTATGGTGAGGGCAGCTTACCTTATTATCACACACATGACTAGTTGATGGCCCTTGGCTGCCCTCAATTCTAGAAGCTGCCAATTGAGCGAGACTCATTTTACGCACATTCTTCTGACGACTCTTAGTAACCTGCTTGGTTGTCTTCTGTGGCTGGTCAACTTTGAGAGGTTCTGAGGGTTTTGACCCCTTTTTCACCCACCATGTATCATCATCACCTGGAACAAATGAGCTTCTTTCCTCACTTAACTTTTGTCTCTTTGCTCTTCTACATTCTTCACAACCAGGTGTGCCCTCCACTGGTTCAATGTTGCCGTAATTAGGCCAGGTGGGTCTTCTAACACTGCCTTCAGATTCAACACATCCTGTAGAGTTTAAATTAGATAAACTACTGGGTAGTTGTAACAGTAGAGAGATGGTTTCTTTAACTTCTTCAATACTAGCACCATCCTTTGAACTTTTAGAAGACACTGTGGTTTGAGCAGTTTTCCACGGACCAGTTAACACTACAGAAGTACCGTTCTTTGAAGAAGCTGGATACCGTTTTCGTTTCAAAGTAGATACTTTGGCACTATTGGCACCATCATGGAGCTCACATGGAGAAGAACGAAGTATGAGGCGGCGTTCAGTCAAGTAAATTTGCAAGGCCTCACTGAGCAGCGGCCCGTCAGCAATCCCAGTTTCTGCCAAAGCATCTCGCATAAAGTGCCCAGGCAGCTGCTTTAAGATGTGAGAGTGTCTCTTTCGCCGCTCCAGGTCAACCATATTCGCATCCATATCCATGATCCCACTCACTATCAACTGGCGTACATATGCCAAGGGGTAAAAGATGCCTGCATGTATTAGTTCAACTATAAATAAATGTAGGCGCTTGAGACCTTCCCCTTTGTGCACCACATGCTGGTCAATCCAACAGACTATAATATCATGTAGAGGACCAGGGCTTTCAGATATAACTGAAGAACCAGTAGTCATGTAATTCTGATTATGCCTTTGACTAGCTCTGTGAATGCTTCGATTAGTTCGTCTTGATGAAATTTTCACATCCCTCAGTTTCATCTTCAAAAGTCTAACAGCTATGTGCACGTGGGAAAGATCTTTCCTACCTGTAAACTTAATGTCACAAGGAGGGGTAGTACAAAAATCCCTAAAATCACATGTGGCCCACTCGCAGAGGAAAAACACTGAATGTATAAGTGACATATTTACAGTCCCAAACCATTTCAGCGACAACCTTAAGCAAGGACTCACTTTTGCAGTCCAACCTTCAGATACAGTTCCATcacaaaaatcttcaaaaagaaAGTTGTATGCTTCACGTAAATCACCAAGCATTAGAGATTTATCCAAGGCTTTTGCAACCTTAGCTAGACAATGACCTGGGTTGCCAGGGCTTGCAGACTTGGCAAGATCTTCCCCACGTTTCTGAATACATGAAACAATGCGACCAAAATCATCTAAACTATTCTTTATCTTCCCTACAGCTTCAGTTGATTTTAATACAAAACTGCCATCGTTCATTGTATGTGAGACTACAGAGGATGGTAAAGGAAAGCAATCCAATGCGACAAAAGTATCTGGCACTGCAAGTATTAAATATTGGAGCATCTCAATCAGAGCATATGTTGTATATGCCCTTCTGGAATTATCTACTAGATCTGATCCACCTGGAGCAGGATCACGAATGACACGAAGAGTTAACCCAGCAAGAGCGCGTACATAGGTTTGAGAGAGGACAACAATTTCTAAGAAGCCATATATTATAGGCAATAACAGCTGCCAAACCTCAAGCAGATCTTTTTCCTGAAACAAACAGAAATGTATGAAATCATAACCTGAAAGTCGAAATGGGCATAAGATATATGCATCACGCTTTTAAATTCATGAGCACATAAAACCAGTTAAATACAAATGATGCACAAAAGGTAAATACCTGCAGTTGATTCAAAACCCAGTCAATAACAAGAGAAGGAAGAATGAGCCCTTCGGCGTGATGCCATTGCAAAAGTCGGGTAATATACCGCCATCTAAAATGTAAGGATGGCTCTTCCCCACCAGAAACAGATGATAACGGATCACTTTTGTGCAGCAGTGTTCCAGCATAAGGCATTTGTGGTGACCGCTCTCGATTATGAAGAGTAGAATGAGAAgtattttttgagaaaaattcaTCGAAAAGAGTTTGCAAGTAATGGATAACATCTTTGGTCCAAATCTCTGTACGAGACAACTGAACTTTGTCAGCAGTCCCAGAAGAAATGGCAGCAGAACCTGGCCGAACCTGTAAAGTTCAACCATAATCTAACTTCAGATATTAAGACTATAAAGTAACTCTGCATAAACGGTATAAGCCAACATTGAAGCGTCCATACCTGATTGAGGTAAGTAACCTTTACAAACCAAGTGGCCCTTAGTAAAGGAACATTATTCCTGATAAGAACCTCCAAAAGTGATGACCTTTTATAACCATGAGGAACATGGTCAGTCAAAGTACGTAACCGCTTGTGAGGTTGAGATAAGCCCTATAATACAATTTTAACTAGGTTAACTTACTGAAATTACTAGCATCCGTAATATCACTAGATACTAAAAATAATCAagtaacataaataataaaatgtatCCAAGGAACTTATATGCACAACTACATACCAGCTTTGACAAAAAATGCCCAAGGAATCAGTTCAAGTAACTAAGGGCCTTTTTACTTTGtaaaaacattttctatttcCTTTTCATGATTTTGTGTTAGTTATACTTGTTAACAAGGAAAAAATAGACTCTTGAAATGAATAATGGTCTGCATTTTCAGAAATAacaaaaatgtcaaaagaactattttcattatttccGGAGATGCATCATCCCTAGCTAGCATTTCATCTTCTATCCATCACAATGACTTGCTTTAAAAGGCTCTCATTTTCTTATTAGCAAGTTAAAATGAGCACATtttagaaaatcaaaacaaaaaatattatcaatttttCACAATGTAAACAACCCTTAATTCATGAAAGCTAAAGCCTGTACACTATTCAGCACATATACACATTCCAGATCCTTCCATATGCACAACCTTCAACCAGTCAGATTAAAACTACAAGAAATACTTACTAGAAAAACCATTCAGGACCATTCACAACCTTACAGAAATacttaaaaaaacttaaaaaaaccaTTCAGGACCTTATAGTTTTGCTATATAAATTTAGCAAACAAACTTgctagaaacaaaacaaaacacaagtGGACACCATTATTTATTACACATGAAAGTCACAATAAAGAGAGCCGAAGAAAAAGACATAAGTATACCTCAATCCATTTCTTCCGGAAGTCCTCGCCACACGGCCTTAGTTCAGGGAAAACACCAGTCTTGGCAAGTTGTAATCCTGAAAGAGGCACACCATATACTTGACCAGCCTGTCAAAGCAAATCATGCGGATCAAATATCTTCATAACAAACTGAGATAGGTAGACTGCACTAAGCACGAATAGGCCAGAcgaaaacaaacaaatatgaaaatatcaTAGAAGCAAAATATTTAGCAACGATAAATAGATAACAAGACATAATAATGATCATCACCTTCCTTTTATGTGCACGGGATTCATTGATGGCTCTAAGACGTTTTTTAATTGCCTGGAAAGAAAAACTAACAAGTTAACCTATGTCCACGTAGTCTTTTGaagaatataatataaaaatggaaaatgtGCAGCAAATTTAGAGCATGGTtataaaaacaaagtaaatgaAGTGAACTCAAACATCTCAGAAAGACATGAGACAAGGGAGTCACCTCTCTGCAATTAAGAACAATTGTCTTGTTAAAATGTGGAACCTGGGTCAACGAAATTTCTCTAGCTTCCTGGGAGATAAAGGAAGCAAGGGAATGTAAGAAGATAGAAATTCAGACACTAAAGGGCTgtgctttatttttttaagaatgtACAAGTTTATTTTAATACAGCATACAAATTATTAAAAGCACCACGACAATATTTGCAATGACAATACGCCCTATAGTTTAATAAGAATCATTAAAAGCACCAGCCAATAAATATAACAACCAATTCTGACAAAAATCCATACTGCTTGTATCAGTGCAGCTTTATAGCAATACCATATAGCTTGTGTACCAAAATTGAGATCATGCAGCATCATTATGAAAAGATTGCAAAAGAAGTAACCTATAAATAAGGAGAATAAAAGTGCTAGGTATCTACCGACCTATTTCTTTTCAGATGAATAAATAATTtcatcaaaagaaaaagatacaaCAACATGAAATATGTTACAACATGTGAGGTCTCAACATGAAATATTCAAACCTTAAACGAAGAATCAATAAATGAATAACCGGATAAGTAAATCACTCATTAGCTAAGTAAGTGGTAGCCGCGTTACAACATCTGATTTGCTATAAAAGCGAGTAAGATTTAATGACATACCTCAAGTCCCTCAACTGTATCCCTATAACCAGATGCCAAATATTCTCTGGTCAGAGTCTCCTCAGGGCAATTTGTAGTTTGGGGAAGAAAATCTGGAGGCCCAAGCCTGAGATTAAAACAACAGCATTTAGCAGATAAATATACAAGATAATAACAGCCACAAGAGAAAGAACTGAGGAATCTATCAAAAGACAGAAAGCGAACGATTCACCAAAAGATTTATGATAAGGACTTGGATATTATGGGATGCCTAAGTTTTACATGCAAGTGTTTGCATACTTAAGTAACAGTGATCATATACATGTAACTTTTTATATAACAGTGATATGAAAATTTTCACACACACCCCGAAATAAAATCTTAGTAATTGTGAACAAAAACTACCTAGCGTTCAAAGCTTCTTTATCACACTTCAATTTGTAGGGGTTTAAGTTCAACTGTGGTTGTCGCCTGCAAAACAAAACATTGAGTTGAAAATGATTAACAAAGTACACACTATGAAAATGATACTCTCTCCATTCCTTTTTACTTGTCTTTTTCAAATTACAATGCATCAATAATTGTTGTTTTGAAGTATTTATTCCAGAAAGAGAAATAGGTGAAATGAGATACTAGTAGTAATAAATGGTTAAAGGTATAATAATAGATTTATAGTAAAAGTCAAATAATTCCATTAAAACTAACAAAAGTAATTAGTTTTCTTGTTTTGTGTGTGTGTAAATAACCTTAAATGACAACTAAAAAGGAATGGAGGAACGGAGTAATTTAACAATATAGGTCAaacaaatataaacaatattttcatAGGCAAGTAAATATGTATTTAAAATGatgttattaataaaaataaaaagtacacAAACCCCTGTTACAGTAGCTGGATTTGGactgaaaatttcaaaatacaacttttttgtcacaataaatttctttttttatcaaaattaataaattatatataggaTAGAAGATCAAACAGTAAATACTTGCTAAATTTTCAGAATTCAAACATAATTACAattaagaagagaaaaaaaattagcattAAAAT from Trifolium pratense cultivar HEN17-A07 linkage group LG5, ARS_RC_1.1, whole genome shotgun sequence encodes:
- the LOC123887557 gene encoding mediator of RNA polymerase II transcription subunit 12-like isoform X2, whose amino-acid sequence is MGSRSKQNIKGQPKRFPIMRRQPQLNLNPYKLKCDKEALNARLGPPDFLPQTTNCPEETLTREYLASGYRDTVEGLEEAREISLTQVPHFNKTIVLNCREAIKKRLRAINESRAHKRKAGQVYGVPLSGLQLAKTGVFPELRPCGEDFRKKWIEGLSQPHKRLRTLTDHVPHGYKRSSLLEVLIRNNVPLLRATWFVKVTYLNQVRPGSAAISSGTADKVQLSRTEIWTKDVIHYLQTLFDEFFSKNTSHSTLHNRERSPQMPYAGTLLHKSDPLSSVSGGEEPSLHFRWRYITRLLQWHHAEGLILPSLVIDWVLNQLQEKDLLEVWQLLLPIIYGFLEIVVLSQTYVRALAGLTLRVIRDPAPGGSDLVDNSRRAYTTYALIEMLQYLILAVPDTFVALDCFPLPSSVVSHTMNDGSFVLKSTEAVGKIKNSLDDFGRIVSCIQKRGEDLAKSASPGNPGHCLAKVAKALDKSLMLGDLREAYNFLFEDFCDGTVSEGWTAKVSPCLRLSLKWFGTVNMSLIHSVFFLCEWATCDFRDFCTTPPCDIKFTGRKDLSHVHIAVRLLKMKLRDVKISSRRTNRSIHRASQRHNQNYMTTGSSVISESPGPLHDIIVCWIDQHVVHKGEGLKRLHLFIVELIHAGIFYPLAYVRQLIVSGIMDMDANMVDLERRKRHSHILKQLPGHFMRDALAETGIADGPLLSEALQIYLTERRLILRSSPCELHDGANSAKVSTLKRKRYPASSKNGTSVVLTGPWKTAQTTVSSKSSKDGASIEEVKETISLLLQLPSSLSNLNSTGCVESEGSVRRPTWPNYGNIEPVEGTPGCEECRRAKRQKLSEERSSFVPGDDDTWWVKKGSKPSEPLKVDQPQKTTKQVTKSRQKNVRKMSLAQLAASRIEGSQGPSTSHVCDNKVSCPHHRTPIDGDALRSVDSIRTSSSRDIVFIGKALKRLRFVEKRVVAVWLLTVVKQAIEETEKNIGKAGQFGGAYSMEDDGNSIRWKLGEDELSAILYLIDISDDLVSAVKFLLWLMPRVLSSPSSTIHSGRNVLMLPRNVENQVCDVGEAFLLSSLKRYENILVAADLIPEALSLAMHRAATIIASNGRVSNLGATAFTRYLLKKYSNVASVIEWEQTFKSTCDARLSAELESVRSVDGESGLPFGVPAGVEDPDEFFRQKISGSRLPSRVGAGMRDIVQRNVEEAFQYLFGKDRKLYAAGTPKGHALEKWDNGYQIAQQIVMSLIDSIRQTGGAAQEGDPSLVLSAVSAIVGSVGPTLAKMPDFSSGNNQSSIVSLNYARCILRMHITCLRLLKEALGERQSRVFDIALATEASNVFAGVFAPSKASRAQFQMSSSEVHDTSAAANSNDVGNNSVKTVVTKATKIAAAVSALVVGAVIYGVTSLERMVTILRLKEGLDVIHCIRTTRSNSNGNARSVGAFKADNSIEVHVHWFRLLVGNCRTLCDGLVVNLLGELSISALSRMQHMLPLSLIFPPAYSIFAFVRWRPFILNANVAVREDMNQLYQSLTMAIADAIKHLPFRDVCFRDCQGLYDLMAADGSDAEFAALLELNSSDMHLKSMAFVPLRSRLFLNAMIDCKMPPSILNKDDVGRVSGPGESKIKFANGDSKLQDKLVHILDTLQPAKFHWQWVALRLILNEQALIEKLEAHDASLSDAIQLSSPSPEKAAAASENENNFIQILLTRLLGRPDAAPLFSELVHLFGRSLQDSMLLQAKWFLGGQDVLFGRKTIRQRLHNIAESKGLSAKMQYSEPWGWCSPCIDPVTIKGEKKKFDATSLEEGEVVDEGIDLKRSLKGLSQVFDSDSSRINQQHVTDRALIDLLLPCIDQSSAESRNSFANDMMKQLGNIELQIAAVTGGSKPVGSTSPGVEGQTNKVNTRKSIRGGGNSGLARRPAVAIDSSPPSPAALRVSMSLRLQLLLRFLPILCTEREPSVRNMRHFLAPVILRLLGSRVVHEDAYIVANSMHSKKDLESPSEASSSAFVDFSAVGLFDRLLLVLHALLSNYPPSWLRPKPGSKSINEPTKEVSGFDRELLESMQNDLDRMQLPDTIRWRIQAAMPVLLPSTWCSFSCQPPPVPTSALVSLQASNINLSNLATSHRNPVLSRVAANASGKSKQQDSSELEIDPWTLLEDGAGSCPSASNTASIGGGDANLRAASWLKGAVRVRRTDLTYVGPVDDDS